DNA from Drosophila suzukii chromosome 2R, CBGP_Dsuzu_IsoJpt1.0, whole genome shotgun sequence:
GGCAACTTTTAAAAAGGCCCGAAAAACGAGATGTTACAgcaaagaaaaataaaaattggcaACTGTTCCCGGTCCCAGGCCGGCAGATAAGGATATAACCATGTGCGCACATTGCTGGCTAAAAATGCCATTAAAATGTTGCGGCTGCCGCAGATCCAACCGAGCGAAAAGCATTTCGAGTGTCTAGATGAATAAATCatgaaataaaaatgattGAAGGGTTCCCACAGGGCGACAAAAATAAGGAAAAACCCTGAAGGTTGCGGAGCCAAAATTGCATTAAAAGCGCAGTATATGGTGGGGAATCATTCAGCTGGAAGCCCGATGAATTGGTAACTGAACACAGAGGAGAGACAACGCTTTGCCTAATTAGACAGAAAGTAGTAGGGAAAATCGGTCTCCGTTTTAGCCCCCCCTTTGCGTGTTTACTTGTAACCTTATCGATTTCATCGATTAGTGATTGATAATGTGTGTTGGCCTGCTCCACTTGCCTGGGCCGGGCCGACTTCATGGCCATTATGCAAATTTGCCAAGCAATTGATTAGACTTTCATTTACATTTCGCATACGCCCCGTATGCCGAGCTTGCCATAATTAACGCTGCATGCCCTAGTCACGGTGGGCTAATTAGCATAAATTCAATTAGTGTCCTTGTTTGCACCTTCGGTTGTCTCCCTAGTCTAGATTCGAAAGTTGCCCCATCCTTTCCCATTTATAATATGTATATCTAGCTGATCTTATTGACAGGAAACATATAGCCTGGCTTAGGGTTTTTCGAGGTTTGTTGTTTCGCACTCAAAGTCCTCGCCACCTTACCCCGTTTCTCGCATATCTTAATGACCCTATGCATATTTAGCATATTTCCTGCTTGACATTTGACCTTTTGTCTTGCAATGCTTCAGATTCGCGACGCCTGCCCTTCAGTTTCGGTTTCGCTTAAGGTAACAAGTGGCGTTTGTGACTGCGGTTATCTGTCTGAGTCTCGCCTCGGGACATGAGAAACACATTAGCATAAGCAGGCGGCATTTGTTCAGATTGCCGACGAATTTGTGACAAGTTATGCAATAGGTCTTCAGTTAGATTTACATACGATTCGCCGTGAGATAAATGTGCCTGGGATAATAGCACGTGGGGGATTTCGTTGATGCTCCAGGAAAAGGTATTTTTCCTTTAATCAGGTATGAAGACAAATGGTTGGATCAGTACAAAAATCTTTAGTTTATAACACAAAAAGGTTATATAAAACAGAAGAGTATTTTATAGTAGAGTAGGTTTAATTGAGGTATATATTATTACACCCTAAGCTAACTCAGTTACGACTTCATTAGAAACGGACATTTAAACAAGAGGATTGTTAGGGTCGAAAATTGGTCGATAGCACATTAGCTCGATCACATTTTTTTCTCCATCCGCATCCAACTGGATCTGACTTAATGACCATCGTTTGCCATCCGTTAACCTTTTGCCTTCGCTTTGGTCCATTTAACCTCGTCGATTGCCTGCGTCCAAGTGTTCCCACCTAGCAACCAACCAACTAATTAGGACACCCATCTCCATCGACGAGCCGGGCGCCTCATTAGTGGACGGCTCCACATAATTAAAGCCACGGTTCCGCCGGATGAAAATGCAACAGCACAGTAATCAAAGCACTTGGCAATTATTACATTGATTACCAGATGAAAGCCATAAATGCCCGTAGGACGCGACGGTCAGTCCACAGAGGATATTAAAAGAGAGTCTCCTATATATAGCAAAATCCAGTTCATTAGGCCTGACATGAAAGGAATATTCACCTGGTCGTGTCACTCTTAAAGTTGCATAACTGAATACAAAATATCTCTACCCAGTGCCGACTCGCAATCAAATTATTTGCTCtatcaaatatttaaaagttcTGCAACGTTCCCAGGCCGCGAGTAATGATAGCAGGGCAATTGAAATTGGCAGTTAAACAGGGTACCTAGTATGATTGTTAATACTTAAAAGGATTTAAGGGGCTTATAAGTGCCAGCCTTAGTTTAATGATAGGCaaatcatttaaattttatatttgaaaaaGCTTTTACTTATTTACCTGAGATCTGTTTTCCTGGCTAGTCACCCTGTTTCTGAAAATGTATTAACGTTTTTTGCTGCCCAGCCTGGATGCATGTGAAACATGGCAGTTTATGTATCCCCATCAGAACTCAGCTGTGCGCCATCATCGTGGATAATCATGATGCTGCTGATTCTGTGAATGAGGTGATTGGTCGAAGGTCAAATCGGAGGGGGGCAGGTATCTATACTACGTAATACGTAATAATTTGATCAACGTTAAACTTAAACATACAAAATGAAAGGGACACAGCCTGTGAAATTAACGACTGGCCCGCTGTGCAGCTATTTGTTATGCAGCTGCTTTTCCTTCAGCCTCGCACTTTCTTCTGCCGAGTTTTCCGGGATTATTGCTCCATTTTGCGGTCCAATGCTTTTCGCACAACTCACGCCAAAGTTTAACGGGCACGTGAGTGTGGCAGCGCCCCATAAAAGTGCCATAAATGTTGATAAGGCATGTTTGTCATAGGTGAGATGGTGGGGTGAGGTGTGTCAGCACCACTGGCTGCACCTGCAAGATTCTCCTGGCAAGGAGCACCGAAGTAGTTTGTCGACCCGATATCTCACAGATTGCTTTATTACCCTCCGAGCGAGCACAATGTAGGTGCTGAGCTATCTTTGTGGATTTATGATTTGCATGCCAATTTGTCAGCTTATTAGACGGGGCTCAAAAGCCATCTTTACGGGCAAAGGGCATGGCGAGACATCAAAGAGATTTTTCGCTTAGAGGTAGCTGTGCAGAATTGACCTTTTCAAACAAATAAATCATTACAAAAGGAATTGAAATTCagtgaaaatattgaaaatccgaccatttattaaaaagttttcacCGCCAGGTGGAGCTAGTTCgcaattattattaaagctACGCCCACTCCAAAGTTTTTTTTCCTTGCACAtctattttatataaattttatgaGAGCTAGTTAAATTTTTCAGCagtatataaataataaaaaattattcacCTCTTCAGACGAccaataaatattattttcttataaGACATAAGATAAACAACCATAAAATCTAAAGCTATTTTTATCTGTGTGACCACTAATTTCTCATACAAGAAAGCTGCAGCCATTTTTCCATTAGCGAAAGGACAACCCGTGATTGTGATTGTGATTGTACCGCCAACTGGCCATTTCCAGCGAGCAGCTAACGCTGTCAATAATGGCCTCAATCACAGCTGTCATAAACAGCGGCTGTGTCCTTCCGTCTCTGTTAGCCCGTGGTTACACGATGGTCCATCGACAGGGCAGGATATTCAGGATACTTTCAGGGGGCAATCGAGTCAGACAGCGGAAAGGGGAAGTGGAGTGACACTTCCATCGGTTGAGTCTGGTATCTCTTTTGTGGGGCCATCCAGTGCTATTAATATGGAAATTATGCAAATTGAATTGACTTTCGTCGCGCCTGACTGAGGCCCATTAAGCGGTATTTAAGTTGTTTTCTCAATGCAAAGGTGTTTATATACGAATTCCGTGAAGATTAGGATCTCTCAAGTATCTGGAGAAGGCTTTAAAGGCTTAGATATGTTCAACTTCGCTTGTTGACAGGATTTAGCATCGCCATGGTGCCcagtaaataataaaaataagcACAAATGTCTTTTATCGTTGCTCAGATATTTTTCTGTAGTTGTTTCGTCATAGAAGGTGTACTCACAGAACTAAAAACTGCATGAAGAAATTGAGTATATCATGTATACGCCGCCTTGACGAACGACTTTTTGTTTAAATAGTTAACTGTGTCGGCATTTTTGGTAAAATGTGAAGCGATAACATGTGAAAAGGGTGTGAGGGTGTGTCTTGAAAAGTATAGAGAGAACCACCAAGAAATGTAGAAatgttgttttaattttttgaataaGGTTATGGTAACCTAGATAAAAGGTCAATTTTTACATTAAATCAGAGCACACCATTTTATAGATAAGGTAAGGTATGCGATAACTTTTTAAAATGCAGTTAGTTTAAAGTGTTTTAAAGGGTTTTAAATAAAGCGACCAATGTTCATAAATCTCCTAGAACCCGCATTTATCAACTACTGCAATCATTTCACTGGGCCTGCGGCCAATAATAGGTTCGTGGCTAAATTTTCAGTTCAACCATGTCGATGGCCACAGGTGTGGTGGCGTAGTAATTTGTCACTTTCCTTTCGGACGGCTACTGCTCCCTCTGGAGCGAAGGAACCTGCCAGTTGTGTGACAATTGCCTCGGAGCTGAAGGGCCCAAACCTTGGCTAATCGATAAGTCGAGGCGAGTGGGGCACAGAACTGGAAAACGGCTCACTCCAAATGAAACTTTCTCCCTTGGTTGTTGTATTGATTATGATTTTCAAAGCCGTTGGTGGGTACAGAAAATGCCCATCGGGCAGGCAGTGGAATCCAATGACAAAAAAGTGTATAAAATATTACTTTGGCCCATAGTCAGACAATGGCACCCAGTGCTATCAGTATCAAACCTAATGAACCCAAAAAGCCTATTAAAGTCTGCAGCATTAATAACTATAAAAAAGGTGAGGCGAGACtattaaaagtaatgacaactAATTTTTACGTTAATCCAGACAAAACCCACAAAGCTTAAACACAATTTATAACATTTACGAAAATAAAAGGATTTTCAGGCAAATAAAAAGGAGGCAAAAAgtatgaaaaattaaatgcCATTTTGTTGGGTTGAGTTGGGTTTGTCCTGGCAAAACAAAGCGATACTCCTGAGCAATGGTGTTGGAAAACCTTTTGGGACTTTACATCCATCCCTCTGATGCCCTCAGTTATATAAAATTGACAACGATTTGTGCCTCAATCAAAACTCTTATAAAGTTCAAGAAGTGCCCCATATATTGAAGTTAGAAAAGGGTTAATGTTAGGACCTTCCCATCAGACTTTTCATTTATCATTGAAAGCCACTTTATTTTTAGCAGTCGTCGCAATGAATGGAAAACAAACAACTATTGTGTGAATTGTTTGCTGACCAGTCAATGCCCATTGAATGAACAcaaattttcatttcatttatgCATTCAGGcagcacaaaaataaatataaacgaGCGAACAGTGCAACAAAATATAATCAAGATTGGCTGTCAAAATATCCGCAAACGGCAGTACGTGTGCATGAAAAATTCTTGAATGTTCATCGATTTTTTTGCCTCGctttagtttttattattattatctgtGAATTTCCGTCTGTCGTGCGCAAATTGGATAATAGAGcggtaaattaaatttaccgCCCCATTCCGTTCTGGATTGAGTAAAAGTAATTACAGACAGGTAGATAGCTGGCCATGCAAAATGGAGACCTACCACCCTCAACCCGATTACATGTATACATATGTGGCCTCATTCCACCCGATAATTAAATAAAGTGAGATACAATTTGATGTGGGCATACGTGGAAAAAGCCATGATTGACAGTTCTCACTTGAAGTTCTAGTTCAACCGCGACTTATTCCTTGCAAGAACccgagtaaaagggtatagtGTGTTCGGGaaaaggtatgtaacaggacAAGGAAGCTTTTTCTTCGgttgtgatctcggaaactataatcTTGAGAGTTGGGACCTAAGATTATTATTCCTTAGTTTGGCACTCAGCGGAGGTTTGCTATCCGAATCtaccacgcccattctaacgccgaCGAACGCCCTTGACGCTAAAACCTGCACCTACTTTCCAAAAATGGTTCAAATCGGACAATCCATTAAAAAACTCGACGCTAGGTGGCGCGATGGCGCAGTGTGTAATTTTGAGAAcagtcgctttgctgcttgcatatttctatctccctcgcactccctttagctgcgtaacgggtatctgatactCAAGACCAtcaactatagcgttctctcgcgtttttttttatatgcGATGAAAGGACCAAAcagatttattaaaaaaagtaatggtttttaaaaaagaacTACAACAGTAGTGTTTAAGTTACGATTTTATCTCTCAGAAATATAacctttaaaattgtttagTAATATCATACTAATATCCATTTGATGCATTAAAGCTACCATAGCCAATACAAATTTGCTTAGCTAAAGTGTCCGCAATATCTCAATAACATATTTCACTTCTATTTTGGATTCCGTATGAATAGAATGTATTTATTGTTAATTCTCGCCTTGGGCGTCATTGATCTCAGTTATGGTCAAGAGTGCAAGAAAGGTTATTTTATGAATCCGAAAAGACGAAAATGTGAACTAATACCGCCCACAAAACCGCCACCCAAATGTCCTAGTAAGTATAATAATCATTAGACAACGGATTTTATGTGAAATCGTATTCTTAAATACCGATTTCCAGCTACATTTAATTGGCTAAACTATCTTTATAAAATCATAATTAGATATTATCTTAATCTAGTTTTGGTTTTGTATAATCATTTAGAGATGACTGAAAATCGGATTTAGAAAACCATTTTACATAAAATAAtcttaatttaaatacaataaGTATCTTTACACAACTGAATCCCTTTAGCTGGATCTGTCTGGCTTCCTGCTAAGAACGAGTGTGTCAAGCTACGTCAAATTATTAGTGGATATTACCCACTGGACCATGATAACGCTACGCAAGGCTCAAGTCCATGTCCCAAGGGCACCAGTTTGTTGGGGAAAATATGTGTAAAGGAGTCAGGGAAGAAACCAGGTGCCAATGGAGAAGGGAGTTCGTTGTTCCTAGAACCGGAGGGTCAATATCAAGTATACATAGAAGAAAAAAAGACATAATGAATTTGTAATTGTTTTTACATCATTTTTGCTATTTTAAGACAAAATATAAAAGTtatgatttaataaaaaaacttATCTTAAATAGATTTACATCAAACCAGCAAACAAACTGTTTcttataatttaattctaacgTAGCTTTAAAGCGAGTCACAAACTGAAAAAGATAAAAAACAGCTATAACCGCATTTA
Protein-coding regions in this window:
- the LOC108008128 gene encoding uncharacterized protein, giving the protein MKLSPLVVVLIMIFKAVGGYRKCPSGRQWNPMTKKCIKYYFGPYINNYKKGEARLLKVMTTNFYVNPDKTHKA